A single region of the Fusarium fujikuroi IMI 58289 draft genome, chromosome FFUJ_chr05 genome encodes:
- a CDS encoding probable SCRO protein — protein sequence MPPPSAAQQKVLIAQFVALTGQSERQATRYLKNAGFKLNEAVDTFFSSNGDTKGPSPLEVSLDKLFSQLQDSSDEKDKLELDSTMSYLTEKLQVNIENAELLVALELLQAPSVGVITRKGYVDGWKVTGAGTTHQEHAAHLRKLTKSLSSDTTLFKKVYRHTFVAGRDGDQKALNLETALVYWDILFAPPGMEWKTSNRNWLELWKSFLNDKWTRSVNKDMWNMTLEFALKSLSDESLSFWNEDGAWPSVIDDFVDWCREQGIGKTDGMDVDN from the exons ATGCCTCCACCATCTGCTGCCCAGCAAAAGGTTCTCATCGCCCAGTTCGTAGCTCTGACTGGTCAATCAGAGCGACAAGCTACCCGT TACCTCAAGAATGCCGGtttcaagctcaacgaaGCTGTCGATAC GTTCTTTTCATCCAATGGAGACACCAAAGGCCCGTCCCCTCTGGAAGTATCGCTAGACAAGCTATTCTCTCAGCTGCAAG ACTCTAGTGATGAAAAAGACAAACTGGAGCTCGACTCCACAATGTCATACCTCACTGAGAAGCTACAAGTCAACATCGAAAACGCCGAGCTACTTGTTGCGCTTGAACTTCTCCAGGCTCCCTCTGTGGGTGTCATTACCAGGAAAGGTTACGTTGATGGCTGGAAAGTGACTGG AGCTGGAACGACACATCAAGAGCATGCCGCCCATCTCCGAAAACTGACCAAATCCCTCTCCTCTGACACGACTCTATTCAAAAAGGTTTATAGACATACCTTTGTTGCTGGTCGAGATGGCGACCAGAAAGCACTGAACCTTGAGACTGCGCTCGTTTACTGGGACATCCTATTTGCCCCTCCGGGTATGGAGTGGAAGACATCAAACCGCAACTGGCTGGAACTGTGGAAGTCCTTCCTCAATGACAAGTGGACTCGCTCGGTCAACAAGGACATGTGGAACATGACACTCGAGTTTGCCCTCAAGTCTTTATCTGACGAGTCGCTATCATTTTGGAACGAGGATGGAGCGTGGCCAAGTGTGATTGACGACTTTGTGGATTGGTGTCGTGAGCAGGGTATTGGTAAGACCGATGGCATGGACGTTGACAACTAG
- a CDS encoding probable ribosomal protein MRP17, mitochondrial, whose translation MLYELIAIARVRPGSLSEVKEIAQTVGSLVLKNGGVVRGLANWGVFSLPKPISVHQMKHTHGHYFVMRYDAASKVHQDVRNTLRLEPRMIRAAHVKLGDGKLESLARFGPPKWKTTGSEA comes from the exons atgctCTACGAATTAATCGCAATTGCACGG GTCCGACCAGGCAGCCTCTCCGAGGTGAAGGA GATCGCCCAAACCGTCGGTTCCCTCGTCCTCAAGAATGGCGGTGTCGTCCGCGGTCTTGCCAACTGGGGTGTCTTCTCCCTGCCGAAGCCGATCTCAGTGCATCAGATGAAGCACACACACGGCCATTACTTCGTCATGCGATACGATGCCGCCTCAAAGGTCCACCAAGACGTACGAAATACATTGCGCCTCGAACCCCGAATGATTCGTGCCGCCCATGTCAAGCTTGGAGACGGAAAGCTTGAGTCATTAGCCAGATTTGGGCCGCCCAAGTGGAAGACGACTGGTAGTGAGGCATAA